Within the Eucalyptus grandis isolate ANBG69807.140 chromosome 1, ASM1654582v1, whole genome shotgun sequence genome, the region ACTTTTCCCTATTATTTTCTTGGAGGGGGTTTTCCATTTTGAAACGGAGTGTTTTTAATAGCTTCCAAACCTCTGCCTCTATTTATCTTCATGGATAGACCTGATCAAACAACCTATTCGACCGTTCGCCCACTCCACTAATTCTTTGTGGAAAATCTTGTTTGGATGGTAGGAATTTTAGGCTGCCACAATAGTCAAAGCCGTCAAATTTTACCGGTACTGGGAGTCATCTTGCTGCCGAGATTGGACGCAGATTCATGAATTCCAAGGCTGAAGTCCAAGCCGTGGACCTAGTCCATTGACATTCCGATTCAAGCGCCGTGATTAGCGTCATTCCATTGAAGTCTTATGAATCAAATGTCTTTAAGCACTTATTCTTGGCTAACTCAATGTAAAGTTATCTACGGCAtcgaaaattgtaaaaaattaagAGGCTTCACTTCGTGTCACCACCTTGTCATGGATGGATCTAGGTATGTATCAGGGACAGCTACAAAGCTATCCTTTCTAGACAAATGAACTTGCGCCACCGATCGGGGGATATCTTGTCCTGTCCTTTAACTGCTTTTCACTCTCTAAACTAcagaaatcaaggaagagcatATAAATCAAcacaaatgaaaatattgattgCACAGAATTTCATCAAAGAGTAATCAGAATAACTTATTTTGATTCTTTGCTTGGTAAGAAACAGAATGAGCTCCACCGTACTAATATGAGTACAGAACAGTAatttgcacaaaaagaaaaaggggaaaaattcCACTTCATCTACTGACAGACAATTAACTGTTGTACAGAAGTATAAACTCATAAGTAATGCAGCACCAGATGCTGTTGATCAATTTACAATGAAAAAGTTATCTTAACATACCAGTGGCAATTAGATGGTTGCTAGAATCACCATTGCTTCGGCAATATACTGATTGGTGTCAATCTACAAGCCGTGAAGATGAATATCCAATCCTTCCCAGAAAGTTAAATAGAAAAGGGTGCCTCACTACAGATCAACTTCACTTTTTGGAGCTGATCCTTGACATGCCCATTTTATAAGAATCCGCGCATATGCGAGCACATACAAATGCCGCAGTTCAATGAGGTCAGATCTTGTCATTCATTGTTAACCAGATCCAATCACCAGGAATGGAAAGGCATTAGGCAGGTTGTCCAGGAAAGGTCAATTACCTAAGGACATGTCATCCTCATCCAACCAAGGACCTAGTGTCATCACTCTCCATTTTCAAGCAGATAACTCCTCAATATCATGGTTATCTTTTGAAGAACACCATCATTTTGAGCCAGGAATTCTTCCACTTCATGTTTAGCATGGAAAACCTCCCCATATATGTTGTATGTGGATCCTTCTTTCAAGATAATCCCATTATCACAGGCCAATTCTAAGACCTCAGATTCCAAGCAAAAACCCTTTCCAAACATGATTCCTAGTTCGGCTTTCTTCTTAGCAGGTGCCAACTTATTTTTCACCACTTCCACGCAAACACCAAGACCAGTTGGCTAGTGAAAATGCCACCCAAAAGTAAATGTCAAACAAATAATAAGGGATAAATACTATTGGAAAATCATAGTGCAAGATGATTCACTGTAAAAACAATCAAAAGTTAGAAACTGAATTCCGTTAACTAATAAAAACAACCCTACGAAAGTCAAGACATTCTCATATTTAcagttggaaaaagaaaactccaTCCTGAAGATAATGTTTATGTATCATCCACACAAATATTCAAATAGATGAGCTTTCCCTATAAATCAGAACAAGATCGTAATGAGCAAATCTTGTCATACATCTGCTccctttcaaattttgagagCCTAACAAAAGCATGATAGAGGACACTACATGCTCTATCAATTAATTCATAGAAATTTGTACTGCTTAGAACATATTGATGAAAATACTTAAAAGTTATTTAAGTAAGGTAAATTAAAACTTAAGAAAGGTGTACCGATGCCAATACTGATTCCATGGAAAAAGTACATAACAACAATTTGAGAAAATCCCCTACTTCCAAGGAATGGATAAATAAAACTACTAGAAGGAGACTATATATAGAGGTTAAGAAATCAAACTTGACCCTGATACCAATTTAGAATATGCAAACTACTAGCAAATACTATTTGGTGGAATATGATTACATGTAAAAAGACCATTGAAAACATGTTAAAGCGGTACAATGTACTTCAACTGTTTCTTAAGGAACTAGTATCTTTAATTGCTTTGCAGTGACCCCCAAAAGAAATAGTATCTAGAAAAGTCAAGGGAGGTTATCTTCTTCATTGAAACCAAATGGTCATTTACCTTATCATCCGTTTTAAGCAATCCCATCCTGACCAGTCTCATCCGGACAGCCGCATAGAACTTCAAAGCATTTCCACCACATGTAACCTCATCTCGATGTCCTCCAAAACCCTGACCATATTTTGGAACTGACCTAACCTGGAATTGAGCGAAGCTCATGTTTAGTGGCCATCAAGCTTCTTCCTACAAGGGACAAGTGATCCCATGCAAGGGAAGTGGAAGTTAAAATAAACCTGATTCACAAAAACAATGAGAGTTTTTGACTGGAAAAGAGAACAATGGATCTTTCTAAGAGCCTGTGTCATGATTCTTGATTGTATGTCTTTGTTTCTGCAGCCTATTGGTTCATCAATTTCACATTGGGGCACAAGAGCAGCAACCTGCAAGAGCAACGCATGCCCTAGGCATATGAAAAAGCTTGAAAAAATGCATGGTAGTAGTAACACCAGAGAGAGATAGCCACTAGCCCACAAAAAGCATGCTACCCTTCAGTCACAACCTGCGTTCTCTACGAGAGTAATATTAGGCCACTTTATCAACTAGCATTATCAGAAACCAACAAAAATGATTGTAGGAATAAAACACTAGAATTGCTCTAGAAAAAATGTTGTGTAAAGATAGATAATACTAAAGGGACAGAAAAAAGTTCTAGTTAAAACAAGGGATAAACAAAGAGAAGAGCCAACCGCTTACACTATCAATGACAATGACATCTAAGGACCCACTTTTTGTCAGTGTATCAACTGCACTAAGCAAATTTTCAGCAGAATTTGGacggaaaagaagaagattttctGTGTTTATGCCCATTGATTCTGCGAGTGATGGGTCGAGTGCATTCTCTGCATCAAAGTATGCACAATAACCtgctcaaaaaaagaaaaattaaaggggATGAAGATAACAGTCTCCCTGAGGATAAGCcaatcaaaataatcaaataagaGACTTAAAAGTCACACATAAAATAGGCAAACAATTGCTTAGAAACACAACTAACTCTGAAGAAAGCAAAAAGGTCTCTTGAGCTTGCCATCTTAATGGCAGGACCAAGAGAAATCAAATCATAGCCTACAAACAGCAACTCTGCAAGAAAACAGACACATACCACCAAGTTTCTGTGCTTCTTTAATAATGTGAAGGGCAAGTGTTGTCTTGCCAGATGCCTCTTTCCCATATATTTCAACAATTCTACCCTGAAAATGGATTTATATTTGGGTTCACAGCATGAATaatctaaaaaattcaaaacttcaGCACAGGCATATCAAAATGTTCAACTCAAACTCTTTATGCAATGAAACAATTGGACATAGAGAATTCATATCGAACAGAAATTAAAAGTCCAAACCTAATCAGCTTTAACATAAAGATAATAGATCGTGCTAAAAGCAGCCATAAAGCAATTACCATGGTACTATATCTTCAGGCAATATGTTACAATGTAGCTCATAAATCATGTCTGAGATTAGTTCCAAGATTTAAGTTAAGCTTGAACGACAAAAGCTTTCTTTTCTTACCAACAACCAATCTGGACAGAAAATGCATTCAATACAATTTCCATAACTAAAATCCAACATACAATTGTCAGGAAATCCAATGGCAATAGCTATCGCAATCATCTGTACATAACCATTGCCTTGTGACCAAGTAAACCATTAACTTCACTATTAAAAAAACGGCGCATCTATGATGAATTCCAGTTATAGAGATATTCTGTTTGATTGTAAACTTTTGTCAAATAATACTCGGAATGTAAATGTTTGCAATGGagaaatatgtaaataaatttCTGCCTCGAGCCTTTGCTATCTCGATAGCTCCAATAGAAAGAGATCCTTACCCTTGGTAACCCTCCAATCTCGAGGGCTAGATCGAGCTTCAAAGAACCAGTGGATATTACTGGTTGACGTCGTGAACTGAAAAATCGCCTCAAAGATAGCATGGATTCTCTACCAAAATCACCTGCAAGGCTTGACAGAGCATGACGTAGGgcattttctctctccatcatcTTGACATCATCATGAAGTCCATCACgttcaaaatccaactcttCAACTAAAATTGGAAGAACATGCATCAAGCTCAGAAATTAGTCCCAACCACCATCAAAGACCAATCCAATGACTCAACTGGCAAAAGAACTTTTGCTAGACATGTTTTTCAAATGACAAAGCATTAATGCTATGTGAAGTCACATCTTTTCCAGCAGCCATACGAATGAAGAATGTGACTCAGAAAGCTAAGAATGCGCCATCCAACCATACAAAACATGCCAGAGAAGCTCCTACGTGCTACAGTCTGTAAGATGCATTTTCAAGGTGCAGCATTTTAAGATTGTGAAGCAGAATCCCATGAAGAAATGCCAACAACATTTGCAGCTAATTTTCAGAATACTAGGGACATCAAAACTCTACAAGTCATGCCACCGAAAACCAGAGCCTTGAAAATTGGGAGGCAGTTAGAGTCAACTcataagagagaaagagagtaaCGCTAAATTTGCATATAACAATTCCTAGAATACAATTTTGCAAGGCATCGGCAAAAATATACATGCACGGGGGAAGGGAGTGAGCCCCGACAATGGCTGATTACCTACAGTGGAAAGGTAACATGCCCGCGTCCTCGTTCTGGAAACCGAATTCCTTCCATTGCTCTGTCGACGGGAGGAGAAAACATCAGGGAATATAAAGAAAGAGGGGGTACAGACATGCCAAACCAAAAGCAACAGATGCGATACGAAGACCCTCTTACCAAGGCAAAAACTTTAAGACAACCCAGACCTCCAGTTACCAAGAAAACAATATTGCCCGACAAAGAGAAGACCCCTGCCCCCGAATAGTCCAGAACGGAATGCTTATAGACAAGCCTCCCCCACTAACGAGTCCACTCACAGCTAAAGAAAGCTACTAGCTTTCCACTTTCGCCATCCACCGCACGTCCCTACGCACTCATAATgacccagaaaaagaaaacttcaatCGAGTCACTTGGTGTCGCGCAACTTGCCTGGCCACCCCTGGCACGAACAGTCCAGCACGAAACGCTTAAACACTCACGGCTAAAGAAAGCTACTAGATTTCTGCTTTCGCCATCCACAGCACATCCCTATGCACTTGCAATtacccagaaaaagaaaacttcaatCGAGTCACTTGGTGTCGCCAAACTTGCATGGCCAGCCCTGCCCGCGAACAGTCCAGCACGAAACGCTTATA harbors:
- the LOC104444658 gene encoding DNA repair protein recA homolog 2, mitochondrial isoform X2; protein product: MLPFHFEELDFERDGLHDDVKMMERENALRHALSSLAGDFGRESMLSLRRFFSSRRQPVISTGSLKLDLALEIGGLPRGRIVEIYGKEASGKTTLALHIIKEAQKLGGYCAYFDAENALDPSLAESMGINTENLLLFRPNSAENLLSAVDTLTKSGSLDVIVIDSVAALVPQCEIDEPIGCRNKDIQSRIMTQALRKIHCSLFQSKTLIVFVNQVRSVPKYGQGFGGHRDEVTCGGNALKFYAAVRMRLVRMGLLKTDDKPTGLGVCVEVVKNKLAPAKKKAELGIMFGKGFCLESEVLELACDNGIILKEGSTYNIYGEVFHAKHEVEEFLAQNDGVLQKITMILRSYLLENGE
- the LOC104444658 gene encoding DNA repair protein recA homolog 2, mitochondrial isoform X1; translated protein: MAFLARPLSRPLHLRASRGFLLSYSLLSSSGQSNGRNSVSRTRTRACYLSTVVEELDFERDGLHDDVKMMERENALRHALSSLAGDFGRESMLSLRRFFSSRRQPVISTGSLKLDLALEIGGLPRGRIVEIYGKEASGKTTLALHIIKEAQKLGGYCAYFDAENALDPSLAESMGINTENLLLFRPNSAENLLSAVDTLTKSGSLDVIVIDSVAALVPQCEIDEPIGCRNKDIQSRIMTQALRKIHCSLFQSKTLIVFVNQVRSVPKYGQGFGGHRDEVTCGGNALKFYAAVRMRLVRMGLLKTDDKPTGLGVCVEVVKNKLAPAKKKAELGIMFGKGFCLESEVLELACDNGIILKEGSTYNIYGEVFHAKHEVEEFLAQNDGVLQKITMILRSYLLENGE